One genomic region from Jiangella sp. DSM 45060 encodes:
- a CDS encoding excinuclease ABC subunit UvrA: MTEASAPHQADSHDLIRVQGARENNLRDVSVELPKRRLTVFTGVSGSGKSSLVFETIAAESQRMINETYSAFLQGFMPSLNRPDVDLLEGLTTAIIVDQERLGANPRSTVGTVTDANAMLRILFSRLGEPQIGPPPAFSFNVPARKASGVMTKESGEKTVVRDAVYHGGMCARCEGRGSVSDIDLTQLYDDSKSLSEGPFTIPGYNADGWNVRIFAASGYFDPDKPIAKYTAEELDDLLYRKPTKIKFENMNLTYEGLIPRIQKSFLSKDVDSLQPHIRAFVERVATFTACPDCGGTRLNQPALSSRVKGINIAEACSMQITDLAEWIRGLDEPSVAPLLTALGQNLDSFVELGLGYLSLERPSGTLSGGEAQRIKMLRHLGSSLTDVTYVFDEPTVGLHPHDIQRMNDLLLRLRDKGNTVLVVEHKPETIAIADHIVDLGPGAGSGGGHVVFEGTVDALRGSDTVTGRHLDDRAALKPSVRTPSGTLEVRGASAHNLQDVDVDIPLGVLVVVTGVAGSGKSSLIHGSVSTRDGVVAVDQSAIKGSRRSNPATYTGLLDPIRKAFAKANGVKPALFSANSEGACPACNGAGVIYTELGFMETVATPCDDCGGKRFQAAVLDYRLGELNIAEVLDLPVGEARAFFSDGAARTPAAAAILGRLDDVGLGYVKLGQPLTTLSGGERQRLKLATQMAEKKGDVYVLDEPTSGLHLADVEQLLGLLDRLVDSGKSVIVIEHHQAVMAHGDWIIDLGPGAGHDGGQVVFEGTPADLVAARSTLTGQHLADYVAG, encoded by the coding sequence ATGACCGAGGCCTCCGCGCCGCACCAGGCCGACAGCCACGACCTCATCCGCGTGCAGGGCGCGCGGGAGAACAACCTGCGCGACGTCAGCGTCGAGCTGCCGAAGCGCCGCCTGACGGTGTTCACCGGCGTGTCCGGCTCGGGCAAGAGCTCACTGGTGTTCGAGACCATCGCGGCCGAGTCGCAACGGATGATCAACGAGACGTACAGCGCGTTCCTGCAGGGCTTCATGCCGTCGCTGAACCGCCCCGACGTCGACCTGCTGGAGGGCCTGACGACGGCGATCATCGTCGACCAGGAGCGCCTGGGCGCGAACCCGCGCTCGACCGTCGGCACCGTCACCGACGCCAACGCCATGCTGCGCATCCTGTTCAGCCGGCTGGGCGAGCCGCAGATCGGGCCGCCGCCGGCGTTCTCGTTCAACGTGCCCGCCCGCAAGGCCAGCGGCGTCATGACGAAGGAGTCGGGGGAGAAGACCGTCGTCCGCGACGCCGTCTACCACGGCGGCATGTGCGCGCGCTGCGAGGGCCGGGGGAGCGTCTCCGACATCGACCTCACGCAGCTCTACGACGACAGCAAGTCGCTCAGCGAGGGCCCGTTCACCATCCCCGGCTACAACGCCGACGGCTGGAACGTCCGCATCTTCGCCGCGTCCGGCTACTTCGACCCCGACAAGCCCATCGCGAAGTACACCGCCGAGGAGCTCGACGACCTCCTCTACCGCAAGCCCACGAAGATCAAGTTCGAGAACATGAACCTGACCTACGAAGGGCTGATCCCGCGCATCCAGAAGTCGTTCCTGTCCAAGGACGTCGACAGCCTGCAGCCGCACATCCGCGCGTTCGTCGAGCGGGTCGCCACGTTCACCGCGTGTCCCGACTGCGGCGGCACCCGGCTCAACCAGCCGGCGCTGTCGTCGCGGGTCAAGGGCATCAACATCGCCGAGGCCTGCTCCATGCAGATCACCGACCTCGCCGAGTGGATCCGCGGGCTCGACGAACCGTCCGTCGCGCCGCTGCTCACGGCGCTGGGGCAGAACCTCGACTCCTTCGTCGAGCTGGGGCTGGGCTACCTGAGCCTCGAACGGCCGTCCGGCACGCTGTCCGGGGGAGAGGCGCAGCGCATCAAGATGCTGCGCCACCTCGGCTCGTCGCTGACCGACGTCACGTACGTGTTCGACGAGCCCACCGTCGGGCTGCACCCGCACGACATCCAGCGGATGAACGACCTGCTGCTGCGGCTGCGCGACAAGGGCAACACGGTGCTCGTGGTCGAGCACAAGCCCGAGACCATCGCCATCGCCGACCACATCGTCGACCTCGGCCCGGGCGCCGGCTCCGGCGGCGGCCACGTGGTGTTCGAGGGCACGGTCGACGCGCTGCGCGGCAGCGACACCGTCACCGGGCGGCACCTCGACGACCGAGCCGCGCTGAAGCCGTCCGTCCGCACGCCGTCGGGCACGCTGGAGGTCCGCGGCGCGTCGGCGCACAACCTGCAGGACGTCGACGTCGACATCCCGCTCGGCGTGCTGGTCGTCGTCACCGGTGTCGCGGGGTCGGGCAAGAGCTCGCTGATCCACGGCTCGGTGTCGACCCGCGACGGCGTCGTCGCCGTCGACCAGAGCGCCATCAAGGGCTCGCGGCGCAGCAACCCGGCCACGTACACCGGGCTGCTCGACCCCATCCGCAAGGCGTTCGCCAAGGCCAACGGCGTGAAGCCGGCGCTGTTCAGCGCCAACTCCGAGGGCGCCTGCCCGGCCTGCAACGGCGCCGGCGTCATCTACACCGAGCTGGGCTTCATGGAGACCGTCGCCACGCCGTGCGACGACTGCGGCGGCAAGCGGTTCCAGGCGGCGGTGCTCGACTACCGGCTGGGCGAGCTGAACATCGCCGAGGTGCTGGACCTCCCGGTCGGCGAGGCGCGGGCGTTCTTCTCCGACGGCGCCGCCAGGACTCCGGCGGCAGCCGCCATCCTGGGCCGTCTCGACGACGTCGGTCTTGGTTATGTCAAGCTGGGCCAGCCGCTGACCACGTTGTCCGGAGGGGAGCGGCAGCGGCTCAAGCTGGCCACCCAGATGGCCGAGAAGAAGGGCGACGTCTACGTCCTCGACGAGCCGACCAGCGGCCTGCACCTCGCCGACGTCGAGCAGCTGCTCGGCCTGCTGGACCGGCTGGTCGACTCCGGCAAGTCGGTCATCGTCATCGAGCACCACCAGGCGGTCATGGCGCACGGCGACTGGATCATCGACCTCGGGCCCGGCGCCGGCCACGACGGCGGCCAGGTCGTGTTCGAGGGCACGCCGGCCGATCTCGTCGCGGCGCGGTCCACACTCACCGGCCAGCACCTCGCCGACTACGTCGCCGGCTGA
- a CDS encoding VOC family protein, protein MSLQVSVVMLGVEDIDRAKKFYADGMGGELEQDHPGFALVRLGGGTKLALYRWEAVAGDAGVASEGSGFRRFALHYIADSREEVDAVIEAAVAAGATALKPAKAAEWGGYSGTFSDPDGHLWKAATNA, encoded by the coding sequence ATGTCGCTGCAGGTGAGCGTGGTCATGCTCGGTGTCGAGGACATCGACCGCGCCAAGAAGTTCTACGCCGACGGCATGGGCGGCGAGCTCGAGCAGGACCACCCCGGCTTCGCCCTCGTCCGCCTGGGCGGCGGGACGAAGCTGGCGCTGTACCGCTGGGAGGCAGTGGCGGGCGACGCCGGCGTCGCGTCGGAGGGCTCCGGGTTCCGCCGCTTCGCGCTGCACTACATCGCCGACTCACGCGAGGAGGTCGACGCTGTCATCGAGGCCGCCGTGGCCGCCGGCGCCACGGCGCTCAAGCCGGCCAAGGCCGCCGAGTGGGGCGGCTACTCCGGCACGTTCAGCGACCCGGACGGTCACCTCTGGAAGGCCGCGACCAACGCGTGA
- a CDS encoding glycine betaine ABC transporter substrate-binding protein, with protein sequence MAATASVLGLGLTLAACGDDGGSGDDTITIGVISSWTDYLSMGYLWKDIFEDEGYTVEIQELADNGPLYTGLADGDIDLMPSSWPEVTHAQYMDEFGDDIEDLATYYDGAVLTFAVPEYTDIDSIDQLVGNAERFGGRIVGIESGAGLTEITQNAVMPQYGLDAEYELITSSTVAMLAELSNAIEAQEDIVVTLWRPFWANNAFPVKDLEDPQGALGEPESLHVLSSKDFKEEHADLAEMIGNARLDDEQYGSLENLVVNEYGEGQEAEAVAEWLELNPDWVETLQG encoded by the coding sequence ATGGCCGCCACGGCTTCCGTGCTGGGACTCGGGCTGACGCTCGCCGCCTGCGGGGACGACGGCGGCTCCGGCGACGACACGATCACCATCGGCGTCATCTCGTCGTGGACGGACTACCTGTCGATGGGCTACCTCTGGAAGGACATCTTCGAGGACGAGGGCTACACCGTCGAGATCCAGGAGCTGGCCGACAACGGGCCGCTCTACACCGGCCTCGCCGACGGCGACATCGACCTCATGCCGTCGTCGTGGCCGGAGGTCACCCACGCGCAGTACATGGACGAGTTCGGCGACGACATCGAAGATCTCGCCACCTACTACGACGGCGCGGTGCTGACGTTCGCCGTGCCGGAGTACACCGACATCGACTCGATCGACCAGCTCGTCGGCAACGCCGAGCGCTTCGGCGGGCGCATCGTCGGCATCGAGTCGGGCGCCGGGCTCACCGAGATCACGCAGAACGCCGTCATGCCGCAGTACGGTCTCGACGCCGAGTACGAGCTGATCACGTCGTCGACCGTGGCGATGCTGGCGGAGCTGTCCAATGCCATCGAGGCACAGGAGGACATCGTCGTCACGCTGTGGCGGCCGTTCTGGGCGAACAACGCGTTCCCGGTCAAGGACCTGGAGGACCCGCAGGGCGCCCTCGGTGAGCCCGAGAGCCTGCACGTGCTCAGCAGCAAGGACTTCAAGGAGGAGCACGCCGACCTCGCCGAGATGATCGGCAACGCCCGCCTCGACGACGAACAGTACGGCTCGCTGGAGAATCTCGTCGTCAACGAGTACGGCGAGGGCCAGGAGGCCGAGGCCGTCGCCGAGTGGCTGGAGCTGAATCCCGACTGGGTCGAGACGCTGCAGGGCTGA
- a CDS encoding DNA-binding protein: MADVDASRTAQREIYGEPLGTVVDRCRGTLGLTQGRVAALLGISAPMLSQLVSGQRIKIGNPSAVERLRVMVEVTDAVAAGRLPVADAIARIEAAGGPGELLTGATARRASAHETAEQIQRLFRRVASAPDYLAAAEHVAPDHPEIAELLRVYGAGRTDDAVAHLLG; this comes from the coding sequence GTGGCCGACGTCGACGCCAGCCGCACGGCGCAGCGCGAGATCTACGGCGAACCGCTGGGCACCGTCGTCGACCGGTGCCGTGGCACGCTCGGCCTGACGCAGGGGAGGGTCGCGGCGCTGCTGGGCATCTCCGCGCCGATGCTGTCGCAACTGGTCAGCGGGCAGCGCATCAAGATCGGCAATCCGTCGGCGGTCGAGCGGCTGCGGGTCATGGTCGAGGTCACCGACGCCGTCGCCGCCGGGCGGCTGCCGGTCGCCGACGCGATCGCCCGCATCGAGGCGGCCGGCGGCCCGGGGGAGTTGCTCACCGGCGCCACCGCGCGCCGCGCGTCGGCGCACGAGACCGCCGAGCAGATCCAGCGCCTGTTCCGCCGGGTCGCGTCGGCGCCCGACTACCTGGCCGCCGCCGAGCACGTCGCGCCGGACCATCCGGAGATCGCCGAGCTGCTGCGCGTCTACGGCGCCGGCCGCACCGACGACGCCGTCGCGCACCTGCTCGGCTGA
- a CDS encoding VWA domain-containing protein, with protein sequence MIRLAATLTAAVAVVAVMAAPAAAEEPVDPGSRMMLVLDSSGSMAEATPSGGTRIDAAKDALRQVIAGLPDDQEVGLRVYGAEVFSQNDPGACTDSQLIAQPETGNRDALTAALDDYEPYGETPIGYALQEAGKDLGTERPRTIVLVSDGEPTCAPDPCEVATQLAGDGVDVRIDVVGLDVDEVARDKLRCIADNGRGTYYDAKDADDLVRSLDTSTTRASRPFDLTGTPIQGTASPADAPTVTTGQYLDTVPLNDGLWYRIERTVPNSTIHVGVAHYSADLGNAGNWMSVDLYADPEAMYCGHSMTFPLGNLGYTAAMTWAGEPEDACNTADVIYVHVGEVQNIRKDLAGQPVEIAVYEEPPLADPSGRDLAAAPGEPAWTPLEAADPVTDVVPGTSISNAPVVSDGTYAFDINSGETQVVAIPLDWGQNVQAQLDGIVPEATSLGTGPTIQISGPVRQENEVDFYGSQPEDWSEQLWGTVRGGAAFRVGAQTLTVGYLNRLAPTADPRGASVPGLRYVQVSYFDAGDPMRYTLTLKTNGTAGEGAPEYAEVDGLTPPVADSALVNGDEQAADDPTGDPTSDPTSGDQNAEDQDNENQSLADGDGPPWLSIGLAVAGALALAGAAWLIRRNRAPSGSTS encoded by the coding sequence ATGATCCGTCTCGCCGCCACCCTCACGGCCGCCGTCGCCGTCGTCGCCGTCATGGCGGCCCCGGCAGCTGCCGAGGAGCCGGTCGATCCGGGCAGCCGGATGATGCTGGTGCTCGACTCGTCCGGGTCGATGGCCGAGGCGACACCGTCCGGCGGCACCCGCATCGACGCGGCGAAGGACGCGTTGCGGCAGGTCATCGCCGGGTTGCCGGACGACCAGGAGGTCGGGCTGCGGGTCTACGGCGCCGAGGTGTTCTCGCAGAACGACCCCGGCGCGTGCACCGACTCCCAGCTCATCGCGCAGCCTGAGACCGGCAACCGCGACGCCCTCACCGCCGCCCTCGACGACTACGAGCCCTACGGCGAGACCCCGATCGGCTACGCGCTGCAGGAGGCCGGCAAGGACCTCGGCACCGAGCGACCGCGCACCATAGTCCTGGTCTCCGACGGCGAGCCCACCTGCGCGCCGGACCCGTGCGAGGTGGCCACCCAGCTGGCCGGCGACGGCGTCGACGTGCGCATCGACGTCGTCGGCCTCGACGTCGACGAAGTGGCCAGGGACAAACTGCGCTGCATCGCCGACAACGGCCGCGGCACCTACTACGACGCCAAGGACGCCGACGACCTCGTCCGCTCGCTCGACACCTCCACCACGCGCGCGTCGCGGCCGTTCGACCTCACCGGCACCCCCATCCAAGGCACCGCCTCCCCCGCCGACGCGCCCACCGTCACGACCGGCCAGTACCTCGACACCGTCCCGCTCAACGACGGCCTCTGGTACCGCATCGAGCGCACCGTCCCCAACAGCACCATCCACGTCGGCGTCGCGCACTACTCGGCCGACCTCGGCAACGCCGGCAACTGGATGAGTGTGGACCTGTACGCCGACCCGGAGGCGATGTACTGCGGCCATTCCATGACGTTCCCGCTCGGGAACCTCGGCTACACCGCGGCGATGACGTGGGCCGGCGAACCGGAGGACGCCTGCAACACCGCCGACGTGATCTACGTACACGTCGGCGAGGTGCAGAACATCCGCAAGGACCTCGCCGGCCAGCCGGTCGAGATCGCCGTCTACGAGGAGCCGCCGCTGGCCGACCCGTCCGGCCGCGACCTCGCCGCCGCGCCCGGCGAGCCCGCCTGGACGCCGCTGGAGGCCGCGGACCCGGTCACCGACGTCGTGCCCGGCACCTCCATCTCCAACGCGCCGGTCGTGTCCGACGGCACCTACGCCTTCGACATCAACAGCGGAGAGACCCAGGTCGTCGCGATCCCGCTCGACTGGGGGCAGAACGTCCAGGCGCAGCTCGACGGCATCGTGCCCGAGGCGACGTCGCTGGGGACCGGGCCCACCATCCAGATCTCCGGGCCGGTGCGGCAGGAGAACGAGGTCGACTTCTACGGCTCCCAGCCCGAGGACTGGAGCGAGCAACTGTGGGGCACGGTCCGCGGCGGCGCGGCGTTCCGCGTCGGGGCCCAGACCCTCACCGTCGGCTACCTGAACCGCCTCGCGCCCACCGCCGATCCGCGGGGCGCCAGTGTCCCCGGCCTGCGCTACGTCCAGGTCTCGTACTTCGACGCCGGCGACCCGATGCGGTACACGCTGACGCTGAAGACCAACGGCACCGCCGGCGAGGGCGCACCCGAGTACGCCGAGGTCGACGGCCTCACTCCCCCGGTCGCCGATTCCGCGCTGGTGAACGGCGACGAGCAGGCGGCCGACGACCCGACCGGCGACCCGACGAGCGATCCCACGTCCGGCGACCAGAACGCCGAGGACCAGGACAACGAGAACCAGTCCCTGGCCGACGGCGACGGCCCGCCGTGGCTGTCCATCGGGCTCGCCGTGGCCGGAGCCCTCGCCCTGGCCGGCGCCGCCTGGCTGATCCGCCGCAACCGAGCCCCGTCCGGGAGTACCTCATGA
- a CDS encoding VWA domain-containing protein → MRRPVAATAAAAALAVVVNVAVGVAAGAAPARAQSEEPIDPGSRMVLVLDSSGSMAEATADGSTRIDAAKDALRQVIAGLPDDQEVGLRVYGAEVFSQNDPGACTDSQLIVQPATGNRDQLTSALDGYEPYGETPIGYALQEAGKDIGTEGPRTIVLVSDGEPTCAPDPCEVATQLSGDGIDVRIDVVGLDVTGEAREQLRCVAENGNGTYYDAKDADDLVRSLDVSTTRASRPFDLTGTPIQGTALPADAPTITTGQYLDTFPLEGGLWYRVERTAPNSTIHVGITHRSIAFGAMGDWVSVSTHYAGDDPGSLGLCAEGSSFPLGTLGYTSTTSWVENADNPCNTADVVYVEVAPQKGDLSAEPVEIVVYEEPPLADPTGGDLFPRPPEPAWTPIEPGEPVTDVVPGTSISNAPVVSDGTYAFDINLGETQVVAIPLDWGQNLQAQFDSPLPTGEGLATHGPTVQISGPIRDSAMVDFLAREPENWTGGVWGAFPEGTTSYAIGAQTQTVGYLNRNSGGGASLPGLRYVQVSFDTSGDPLPYTLTLKTNGTAGEGAPEYAGVDGLTPPATDAALVSGAGGDDEDGATPGADPTPGDDATEEQALTGDGGGSELPWTSIGLGAAGVLALAGAGWLVRRSRTTSTP, encoded by the coding sequence ATGAGACGTCCTGTCGCCGCGACCGCAGCGGCCGCCGCCCTCGCGGTCGTCGTCAACGTTGCCGTGGGCGTCGCCGCCGGTGCCGCGCCGGCGCGGGCGCAGTCCGAGGAGCCGATCGATCCGGGCAGCCGCATGGTGCTGGTGCTCGACTCGTCCGGGTCGATGGCCGAGGCCACCGCCGACGGCAGCACGCGCATCGATGCGGCGAAGGATGCGTTGCGGCAGGTCATCGCCGGGTTGCCGGACGACCAGGAGGTCGGGCTGCGGGTCTACGGCGCCGAGGTGTTCTCGCAGAACGACCCCGGCGCCTGCACCGACTCGCAGTTGATCGTCCAGCCCGCGACGGGCAATCGCGACCAGCTCACCAGCGCCCTCGACGGCTACGAACCCTACGGCGAGACGCCCATCGGCTACGCGTTACAGGAGGCCGGCAAGGACATCGGCACCGAAGGGCCGCGCACCATCGTCCTGGTGTCCGACGGTGAACCGACGTGCGCGCCCGATCCCTGCGAGGTCGCCACCCAGCTGTCCGGCGACGGCATCGACGTGCGCATCGACGTGGTGGGGCTCGACGTCACCGGCGAGGCGCGCGAACAGCTGCGATGCGTCGCCGAGAACGGCAACGGCACGTACTACGACGCCAAGGACGCCGACGACCTCGTCCGCTCCCTCGACGTCTCCACGACGCGGGCATCCCGGCCGTTCGACCTCACCGGCACACCCATCCAAGGCACCGCCCTCCCCGCCGATGCCCCGACGATCACCACCGGTCAGTACCTCGACACGTTCCCGCTGGAGGGCGGGCTCTGGTATCGCGTCGAACGGACCGCGCCGAACAGCACCATCCACGTGGGCATCACCCATCGGAGCATCGCCTTCGGCGCCATGGGTGACTGGGTCAGCGTGAGCACCCACTACGCCGGCGACGATCCAGGCTCGCTCGGCCTGTGTGCCGAGGGCTCGTCGTTCCCGCTGGGCACGCTCGGCTACACCTCGACGACGAGCTGGGTCGAGAACGCGGACAACCCCTGCAACACCGCCGATGTCGTCTACGTCGAGGTCGCGCCACAGAAGGGCGACCTGTCCGCCGAACCGGTCGAGATCGTCGTCTACGAGGAGCCGCCGCTGGCCGACCCGACCGGCGGCGACCTCTTCCCGCGGCCGCCGGAGCCGGCCTGGACCCCGATCGAGCCGGGTGAGCCGGTGACCGACGTCGTGCCCGGCACGTCCATCTCCAACGCCCCGGTGGTGTCCGACGGCACCTACGCCTTCGACATCAACCTGGGCGAGACCCAGGTCGTCGCCATCCCGCTCGACTGGGGCCAGAACCTGCAGGCGCAGTTCGACAGTCCGCTGCCGACCGGCGAGGGCCTTGCGACGCACGGGCCCACCGTCCAGATCTCCGGCCCGATCCGGGACAGCGCCATGGTGGATTTCCTCGCCAGAGAGCCGGAGAACTGGACGGGCGGGGTGTGGGGTGCGTTCCCCGAAGGCACGACGTCCTACGCCATCGGCGCCCAGACCCAGACCGTCGGCTACCTCAACCGCAACTCTGGCGGCGGCGCGAGCCTCCCCGGTCTGCGCTATGTCCAGGTCTCGTTCGACACGTCCGGTGACCCGCTGCCGTACACGCTGACGTTGAAGACGAACGGCACGGCCGGCGAGGGGGCGCCGGAGTACGCCGGCGTCGACGGCCTCACTCCCCCGGCGACCGACGCGGCGCTGGTCAGCGGGGCGGGCGGCGACGACGAGGACGGCGCCACTCCCGGTGCCGACCCGACGCCGGGCGACGACGCCACCGAGGAGCAGGCGCTCACCGGCGACGGCGGCGGATCGGAGCTCCCCTGGACGTCGATCGGGCTGGGCGCCGCCGGGGTGCTGGCGCTGGCCGGCGCGGGCTGGCTGGTGCGCCGGAGCCGGACTACGTCAACGCCGTGA
- a CDS encoding serine/threonine-protein kinase, whose amino-acid sequence MGEVFAGRYELVDVLGRGGMGDVWRVWDLRERVFRAAKLQRQSDGAALLRFVRESSTRVDHPHVLTPSSWWADDGRVLFVMPIVAGGSVAVLLADHGALGDWWTATLGGQLLAGLAAVHAAGLVHRDVKPSNLLLEPTGVGAPLLRLSDFGIAARTDEPRLTNAAEVVHTPGYSAPEARRGADPDPRQDLYAAGVVLTELLTGRRPDATSEVTAPPGPLAGVIARLVATDPAGRFGSAAEALDALRSVPIPPPPPSAEPVEVFEQLPPWPAGWGPGGPTPTAPPPADAHLAPGPAPAATVVQPVPDGDASPAVARTSRRWPWPAVALAVVGAGLVVAAVVTALT is encoded by the coding sequence ATGGGTGAGGTGTTCGCGGGCCGCTACGAGCTGGTCGACGTGCTCGGACGTGGCGGCATGGGCGACGTGTGGCGGGTCTGGGACCTGCGCGAACGCGTCTTCCGGGCGGCGAAGTTGCAGCGCCAGTCCGACGGCGCGGCGCTGCTGCGCTTCGTCCGCGAGTCCTCCACCCGCGTCGACCACCCGCACGTCCTCACCCCGTCCAGCTGGTGGGCCGACGACGGCCGCGTCCTGTTCGTCATGCCCATCGTCGCCGGCGGGTCGGTCGCGGTGCTGCTGGCCGACCACGGCGCGCTGGGGGACTGGTGGACGGCGACGCTGGGCGGCCAGCTGCTGGCCGGGCTGGCCGCGGTGCACGCGGCGGGCCTCGTCCACCGCGACGTCAAGCCGTCCAACCTGCTGCTCGAGCCGACCGGGGTCGGTGCGCCGCTGCTGCGGCTGTCCGACTTCGGCATCGCCGCCCGGACCGACGAGCCGCGGCTGACCAACGCGGCGGAGGTCGTGCACACGCCCGGGTACTCGGCGCCGGAGGCCCGGCGCGGCGCCGACCCGGATCCGCGGCAGGACCTCTACGCCGCCGGCGTCGTGCTGACGGAACTGCTGACCGGCCGGCGTCCGGATGCGACGTCGGAGGTGACGGCGCCGCCGGGCCCGCTGGCGGGGGTGATCGCGCGGCTGGTGGCGACGGATCCGGCCGGGCGGTTCGGATCGGCCGCGGAGGCGCTCGACGCGCTGCGGTCGGTCCCGATCCCGCCGCCCCCGCCGTCCGCCGAGCCCGTGGAGGTGTTCGAGCAGCTGCCGCCCTGGCCGGCCGGCTGGGGTCCGGGCGGGCCGACGCCGACCGCGCCGCCGCCCGCTGACGCCCACCTGGCGCCCGGCCCCGCTCCCGCCGCGACGGTGGTCCAGCCGGTGCCCGACGGCGACGCGAGCCCGGCGGTCGCCCGTACGTCCCGGCGATGGCCGTGGCCGGCGGTGGCGCTCGCCGTGGTCGGAGCCGGCCTGGTGGTCGCGGCCGTCGTCACGGCGTTGACGTAG
- the gndA gene encoding NADP-dependent phosphogluconate dehydrogenase: MAGTAQIGVTGLAVMGRNLARNFARNGYTVALHNRTASRTRELVEQFGDEGTFVPAETAEEFVAALERPRRLVVMVKAGAPTDAVIDEFAPLLEPGDMIIDGGNAHFADTRRREAALRERGLHFVGTGISGGEEGALNGPSIMPGGSAESYASLGPMLETISAKAADGSPCCTHIGADGAGHFVKMVHNGIEYADMQLIAEAYDLLRQGAGYEPARIAEVFRGWNAGRLDSYLIEITAEVLAHVDAATGKPFVDVVLDQAEQKGTGRWTVQIALDLGVPVSGIAEAVFARSLSGHAGQRAVGRGLAGPTPSPLPAGEAEAFAEQVEQALYASKLVSYTQGFHQLQAAGAEYSWALDLGAIAGIWRGGCIIRAAFLDRITAAYAKDPALPSLLADEGFAAEVGAAQDAWRTVVAAATRLGIPAPGFATALAYYDALRAPRLPAALTQGQRDFFGAHTYHRVDRDGVFHTLWSDGRVEERQS; this comes from the coding sequence ATGGCAGGAACGGCACAGATCGGCGTCACCGGGCTCGCGGTCATGGGCCGCAACCTGGCGCGGAACTTCGCCCGCAACGGGTACACCGTGGCGCTGCACAACCGCACCGCGAGCCGCACCCGCGAGCTGGTCGAGCAGTTCGGCGACGAAGGCACGTTCGTGCCGGCCGAGACCGCCGAGGAGTTCGTCGCCGCGCTGGAGCGTCCGCGCCGGCTGGTCGTCATGGTCAAGGCGGGCGCGCCGACCGACGCGGTCATCGACGAGTTCGCGCCGCTGCTCGAGCCCGGCGACATGATCATCGACGGCGGCAACGCGCACTTCGCCGACACCCGGCGGCGCGAGGCGGCGCTGCGCGAGCGCGGGCTGCACTTCGTCGGCACCGGCATCTCCGGTGGCGAGGAGGGCGCGCTGAACGGGCCGAGCATCATGCCCGGAGGCTCGGCCGAGTCGTACGCGTCGCTCGGGCCCATGCTCGAGACCATCTCGGCCAAGGCCGCCGACGGATCGCCGTGCTGCACGCACATCGGCGCCGACGGCGCCGGTCACTTCGTCAAGATGGTGCACAACGGCATCGAGTACGCCGACATGCAGCTCATCGCCGAGGCGTACGACCTGCTCCGGCAGGGCGCCGGTTACGAGCCGGCCCGCATCGCCGAGGTGTTCCGCGGCTGGAACGCCGGCCGCCTCGACTCCTACCTCATCGAGATCACCGCCGAGGTGCTGGCGCACGTCGACGCCGCCACCGGGAAGCCGTTCGTCGACGTCGTCCTCGACCAGGCCGAGCAGAAGGGCACCGGCCGGTGGACGGTGCAGATCGCGCTCGACCTCGGCGTCCCGGTCAGCGGCATCGCCGAGGCGGTGTTCGCGCGGTCGCTGTCCGGCCACGCCGGCCAGCGCGCCGTGGGCCGCGGGCTGGCCGGCCCGACGCCGTCGCCGCTGCCCGCCGGCGAGGCGGAAGCGTTCGCCGAGCAGGTCGAGCAGGCGCTGTACGCGTCGAAGCTGGTGTCGTACACGCAGGGCTTCCACCAGCTGCAGGCGGCCGGCGCGGAGTACTCGTGGGCACTCGACCTCGGCGCCATCGCCGGCATCTGGCGCGGCGGCTGCATCATCCGGGCCGCCTTCCTCGACCGCATCACCGCGGCGTACGCGAAGGATCCGGCGCTGCCCAGCCTGCTCGCCGACGAGGGGTTCGCGGCCGAGGTGGGCGCGGCGCAGGACGCGTGGCGCACGGTGGTGGCCGCGGCGACGCGGCTCGGCATCCCGGCGCCCGGCTTCGCGACCGCGCTGGCCTACTACGACGCGCTGCGGGCGCCGCGGCTGCCGGCGGCGCTCACCCAGGGCCAGCGCGACTTCTTCGGCGCCCACACCTACCACCGCGTCGACCGCGACGGCGTCTTCCACACGCTGTGGTCGGACGGGCGCGTGGAGGAGCGGCAGAGCTGA